A single window of Jiangella alkaliphila DNA harbors:
- a CDS encoding winged helix-turn-helix transcriptional regulator produces MLQALGVTAQDEELYRTLLRFPRSTLEDLADAGGHATSTVRRSVRRLEQLGLVTRLAGAPVRFVPARPDVAVDVLVAQRQRELALAREAAHGLLQEMTVEHVQESGDLIEIVRGRQAVAHRFMQMEQTVAHELLVLDRPPYAQALDQPNDSEYDLLARGVRCRGIYAPEGLERRGRLDELRRLVDAGEEARTSPVVPLKMAIADASVAILPLSFERSAEQALVVHASTLVDALVSLFEVLWDLALPITGFEAAQPQTAGEVDPAVSALLPLLVAGLGDQAIARQLGVSSRTLSRQLATLMETLGARTRFQAGVLAVVRGLAGPDSV; encoded by the coding sequence ATGCTGCAGGCCCTCGGAGTGACGGCGCAGGACGAAGAGCTGTATCGGACGCTGCTGCGGTTTCCCCGCAGCACGTTGGAGGACCTCGCCGACGCCGGCGGGCACGCGACCTCCACGGTCCGCCGGTCGGTGCGCCGGCTCGAACAGCTCGGGCTGGTCACCCGGCTGGCCGGGGCACCGGTGCGGTTCGTGCCCGCGCGGCCGGACGTCGCCGTCGACGTCCTCGTGGCGCAGCGGCAGCGGGAGCTCGCGCTCGCCCGTGAGGCCGCGCATGGCCTGCTGCAGGAGATGACGGTGGAGCACGTGCAGGAGTCCGGCGACCTGATCGAGATCGTGCGTGGGCGTCAGGCCGTCGCGCACCGGTTCATGCAGATGGAGCAGACCGTCGCCCATGAGCTGCTTGTGCTCGACCGCCCGCCGTACGCGCAGGCCCTGGACCAGCCGAACGACAGCGAGTACGACCTGCTCGCCCGCGGTGTGCGCTGCCGCGGCATCTACGCGCCGGAGGGACTGGAGCGACGCGGCCGCCTCGACGAGCTGCGCCGGCTGGTCGACGCCGGCGAGGAGGCCCGCACCTCGCCGGTGGTGCCGCTGAAGATGGCGATCGCCGACGCCTCGGTCGCGATCCTGCCGCTGAGCTTCGAGCGCAGCGCCGAGCAGGCCCTCGTCGTGCACGCCTCGACGCTGGTCGACGCGTTGGTGTCGCTGTTCGAGGTGCTCTGGGACCTCGCGCTGCCGATCACCGGGTTCGAGGCGGCGCAGCCGCAGACTGCCGGAGAGGTGGACCCGGCCGTATCGGCGCTGCTGCCGTTGCTGGTGGCCGGGCTCGGCGACCAGGCGATCGCCCGCCAGCTGGGCGTCAGCTCGCGGACCCTGAGCCGGCAGCTGGCGACCCTCATGGAGACGCTCGGCGCGCGGACCCGGTTCCAGGCCGGCGTGCTGGCGGTGGTGCGAGGACTGGCCGGTCCGGATTCCGTATGA
- a CDS encoding AAA domain-containing protein has product MAVRPATVTLPAPPRLTPEASLRFPSATESAATPAVPDRRRLPAGDRAALLVGTAVHDHGGYPLLPVAAAGLRQLRQVLERADVGMVDTCQVVADGSRGEIMRAVETFLEERALADTVLVYLTGYAQVSGTDGRLYLAAADTDPADLERTAVPADFLRDQLQECRAASKVVLLDACLPGPETDRFAVQRRQVMLEPAGVYVISASPAPQPAAAMAEPVPQLGTSRFTGEIVEGLRTGRVKDGLGPWVTADDLATYLITKFSAQGVPAEQLPATSTLAVTGNHVIARSAVRALSLLDGDAGRDVRGTSAGGSIVAVPPAGGADAAGGAGSAGGDHGDQVADPGWREVIAYYRACLAEAPSPEALPVRGAESVDWFPLADGAELLLSGAEATTRAPVGVDTFDWKERDVWYGYPVVTLAGAGRRNSGDALAPSTVAPLLVRRAEVTVDARGAAVLRPVGPVLPHAGILQACLDDQEAASVLATWRQSWKPGDRDQLLVAIRQLLKRLGLDELGRLDPAALGAVDQKTANRTGVHNTACVLYVESGRAAQQAVAAELAELGERLTDVAGTALEFLGKPVGLRTTTRSTAAPVLPAELNESQRTALTAAMSRPLTVVTAPPGTGKDELIVDVVATAVAAGQKVLVASADDAALQRLADRCGTLTTGLLIKTGDAQSRAEEKQVIRELLRSARGESRGRTRGTVAAELASVQAQVQAWRVRLAERNDLETLLRKTTAARAAAAERLGAPVEVLAAAWRGDDTGLSDWIERARTLTETHLMGGLRRRNLVLAFVRAIADAGADSDVAREPLLDPVAYDSLLLFARAEEGLREDRREVLAISDDALDLEGRELSGRVAELSAELLTVAVAEQAGTAIERLEARRIALEPGGRNRQSSHRELLSHLGGWAVTPHDAGQLALEPGMFDLVVIDDAHHCPVSAALPLLFRARRALVVGDPRQGLRAPALSDHRLRRARRGAGLSAGFLSERRLSFRGDSVFDAALPNVEEPLLLDEHDGAHPGIARIVDEHFYEGRLTVVTDVGALPRAHDAETGDATLLLWEDVTGTPERGANGGSWRNQAEIDRVVWAVKELREQLPEDATIAVATPFRAQAEELRSLFRFEPVPVACVADGDQVDCDAVVLSLVAGEEMPEQTVRWAQGQTALWSGALGRTRAHVVTVGQHGFWTRQAGLPALLARMSAVRSFHVRPNPPAPLESAVFTDPLVELLCTRLAAAGHTEVEPNAVVDGYRVDLLVRKPSGSTAVLLDRGWPGEDADRHLRLLLRRRRLLTGLVPESGLPPVTRVLRVPTWQVRSGEPIGGLLD; this is encoded by the coding sequence GTGGCCGTCCGCCCCGCCACGGTGACGCTTCCGGCGCCGCCGCGGCTCACTCCGGAGGCGTCGCTGCGATTCCCGTCCGCCACGGAGTCCGCCGCCACTCCGGCGGTCCCGGACCGCCGCCGGCTGCCGGCCGGCGACCGCGCCGCGCTGCTCGTCGGCACCGCCGTGCACGACCACGGCGGCTACCCGCTGCTGCCGGTGGCCGCGGCCGGGCTGCGGCAGCTGCGGCAGGTCCTGGAGCGTGCCGACGTGGGCATGGTCGACACGTGCCAGGTGGTCGCCGACGGCAGCCGCGGCGAGATCATGCGGGCGGTCGAGACGTTCCTCGAGGAGCGCGCGCTGGCCGACACCGTGCTGGTCTACCTCACCGGGTACGCGCAGGTGTCGGGCACCGACGGACGGCTCTATCTCGCCGCCGCCGACACCGACCCCGCCGACCTCGAGCGCACCGCCGTCCCGGCCGACTTCCTGCGCGACCAGCTGCAGGAGTGCCGGGCGGCCAGCAAGGTCGTGCTGCTCGACGCCTGCCTGCCCGGCCCCGAGACGGACCGGTTCGCCGTCCAGCGCCGCCAGGTCATGCTGGAGCCGGCCGGCGTCTACGTCATCTCCGCCTCGCCGGCCCCGCAGCCCGCGGCGGCCATGGCCGAGCCGGTGCCGCAGCTGGGCACGTCCCGGTTCACCGGCGAGATCGTCGAGGGGCTGCGCACCGGCCGGGTGAAGGACGGCCTGGGGCCGTGGGTCACCGCCGACGACCTCGCCACCTACCTGATCACCAAGTTCAGCGCGCAGGGCGTGCCCGCCGAACAGCTGCCGGCCACGTCGACGCTCGCCGTCACCGGCAACCACGTCATCGCGCGGTCGGCCGTGCGGGCGCTCAGCCTGCTCGACGGCGACGCCGGGCGCGACGTCCGCGGCACCTCCGCGGGGGGCAGCATCGTTGCCGTCCCGCCTGCGGGCGGCGCGGACGCGGCCGGCGGCGCCGGCTCGGCGGGCGGCGACCACGGCGACCAAGTGGCCGACCCGGGCTGGCGCGAGGTCATCGCCTACTACCGCGCCTGCCTGGCCGAGGCCCCGTCGCCGGAGGCGCTGCCGGTGCGCGGCGCGGAGTCCGTCGACTGGTTCCCGCTGGCCGACGGCGCCGAGCTGCTGCTCAGCGGCGCCGAGGCGACCACCCGTGCGCCCGTCGGCGTCGACACGTTCGACTGGAAGGAGCGCGACGTCTGGTACGGGTACCCGGTCGTCACGCTGGCCGGCGCCGGCCGCCGGAACTCCGGCGATGCGCTGGCACCGTCCACCGTCGCGCCGCTGCTGGTCCGCCGCGCCGAGGTCACCGTCGACGCCCGCGGCGCGGCCGTGCTGCGCCCCGTCGGGCCGGTACTGCCGCACGCCGGCATCCTGCAGGCCTGCCTCGACGACCAGGAGGCGGCCAGCGTGCTGGCGACCTGGCGGCAGAGCTGGAAGCCGGGCGACCGCGACCAGTTGCTGGTGGCGATCCGGCAGCTGCTGAAGCGGCTCGGACTCGACGAGCTCGGCCGGCTGGACCCCGCGGCGCTGGGCGCCGTCGACCAGAAGACCGCCAACCGCACCGGCGTCCACAACACCGCCTGCGTGCTGTACGTCGAGTCCGGCCGGGCCGCCCAGCAGGCCGTCGCCGCGGAGCTGGCCGAGCTGGGCGAGCGGCTGACCGACGTGGCCGGCACCGCCCTGGAGTTCCTGGGCAAGCCGGTCGGGCTGCGGACGACGACGCGCAGCACTGCGGCGCCGGTGCTGCCCGCGGAGCTGAACGAGAGCCAGCGGACGGCGCTGACGGCGGCCATGTCGCGGCCGCTCACCGTCGTCACGGCGCCGCCTGGGACCGGCAAGGACGAGCTCATCGTCGACGTCGTCGCCACCGCGGTCGCCGCCGGCCAGAAGGTGCTGGTCGCCTCCGCCGACGACGCCGCACTGCAGCGGCTGGCCGACCGGTGCGGCACGCTCACCACCGGCCTGCTGATCAAGACCGGCGACGCGCAGAGCCGGGCCGAGGAGAAGCAGGTCATCCGCGAGCTGCTCCGCTCGGCGCGGGGCGAGTCGCGCGGCCGCACCCGCGGCACCGTCGCCGCCGAGCTGGCTTCCGTCCAGGCACAGGTCCAGGCCTGGCGCGTCCGGCTGGCCGAGCGGAACGACCTCGAGACGCTGCTGCGCAAGACCACCGCCGCCCGGGCCGCCGCGGCCGAGCGGCTGGGCGCGCCGGTCGAGGTGCTGGCCGCCGCCTGGCGCGGCGACGACACCGGCCTGAGCGACTGGATCGAGCGGGCGCGGACGCTCACGGAGACACACCTGATGGGCGGGCTGCGCCGGCGCAACCTGGTGCTCGCGTTCGTGCGCGCCATCGCCGACGCCGGCGCCGACTCCGATGTCGCCCGCGAGCCGCTGCTCGACCCCGTCGCCTACGACTCGCTGCTGCTGTTCGCGCGGGCCGAGGAAGGGCTGCGCGAGGACCGCCGCGAGGTGCTCGCCATCAGCGACGACGCCCTCGACCTCGAGGGCCGCGAGCTGTCCGGCCGGGTGGCCGAACTGTCCGCCGAGCTGCTCACCGTCGCCGTCGCCGAGCAGGCCGGCACCGCGATCGAACGCCTCGAGGCGCGCCGCATCGCGCTGGAGCCGGGCGGGCGGAATCGGCAGAGCAGCCACCGCGAGTTGCTCAGCCACCTCGGCGGCTGGGCGGTCACGCCGCACGACGCCGGACAGCTGGCCCTCGAGCCCGGCATGTTCGACCTCGTCGTCATCGACGACGCGCACCACTGCCCGGTGTCCGCCGCGCTGCCGCTGCTGTTCCGTGCCCGCCGCGCGCTGGTCGTCGGCGACCCGCGGCAGGGGCTGCGCGCGCCCGCCCTCAGCGACCACCGGCTGCGCCGCGCCCGCCGCGGCGCCGGGCTCAGCGCCGGCTTCCTGTCCGAGCGGCGGCTGTCCTTCCGCGGCGACTCCGTCTTCGACGCCGCGCTGCCCAACGTCGAGGAGCCGCTGCTGCTCGACGAGCACGACGGCGCGCACCCCGGCATCGCCCGCATCGTCGACGAGCACTTCTACGAGGGCAGGCTGACGGTCGTCACCGACGTCGGCGCGCTGCCGCGGGCCCACGACGCCGAGACCGGCGACGCGACGCTGCTGCTCTGGGAGGACGTCACCGGCACGCCCGAACGCGGCGCCAACGGCGGGTCGTGGCGCAACCAGGCCGAGATCGACCGCGTCGTGTGGGCGGTCAAGGAACTGCGCGAACAGCTCCCCGAGGATGCCACGATCGCCGTCGCCACCCCCTTCCGGGCCCAGGCCGAGGAGCTGCGGTCGCTGTTCCGGTTCGAGCCGGTGCCGGTGGCCTGCGTGGCCGACGGCGACCAGGTCGACTGCGACGCCGTCGTGCTGTCGCTGGTGGCCGGCGAGGAGATGCCGGAGCAGACGGTCCGCTGGGCGCAGGGCCAGACGGCACTGTGGAGCGGCGCGCTCGGGCGCACCCGGGCGCACGTCGTCACCGTCGGGCAGCACGGGTTCTGGACGCGGCAGGCGGGGCTGCCGGCGCTGCTGGCCCGCATGTCCGCCGTCCGCTCCTTCCACGTCCGGCCCAACCCGCCGGCGCCGCTGGAGTCCGCCGTCTTCACCGACCCGCTGGTCGAGCTGCTCTGCACGCGGCTCGCGGCGGCCGGGCACACCGAGGTCGAGCCCAACGCCGTCGTCGACGGCTACCGGGTCGACCTGCTCGTGCGGAAGCCGTCGGGCAGCACCGCCGTGCTGCTGGACCGCGGCTGGCCGGGCGAGGACGCCGACCGGCACCTGCGGCTGTTGCTGCGCCGGCGCCGGCTGCTGACCGGGCTGGTGCCCGAGTCGGGGCTGCCGCCAGTGACGCGGGTCCTGCGGGTGCCGACGTGGCAGGTGCGGTCCGGCGAGCCGATCGGCGGTCTGCTCGACTGA
- a CDS encoding endonuclease/exonuclease/phosphatase family protein, with product MAGTAQPASSADPSPRDRPLTVMSFNIHHGVGTDNLLNLQRVADVIKTEGIDVVGLQEVDRHWGDRSDFVDQAEWLADELDMHVVYGANLDLDPAQPGEPRRQYGTAILSERPIREWDNTFLPKYEGHEQRGLLRARINVRGVWVTVYNTHLQHNDANERLEQVAAIEELMGRPDESVVLLGDLNAVPSSPEIRELVDDLVDTWEAAGVGDGNTYPAEDPNARIDYVLTSGDVIARTAAVVSTDASDHLPVKAEVLLPGSRVGLGS from the coding sequence ATGGCCGGGACCGCTCAGCCCGCTTCGTCGGCCGATCCGTCGCCCCGCGACCGGCCGCTCACCGTCATGAGCTTCAACATCCACCACGGCGTCGGCACCGACAACCTGCTGAACCTGCAGCGGGTCGCCGACGTCATCAAGACCGAGGGCATCGACGTCGTCGGACTGCAGGAGGTCGACCGGCACTGGGGCGATCGCAGCGACTTCGTCGACCAGGCCGAATGGCTCGCCGACGAGCTGGACATGCACGTCGTCTACGGCGCCAACCTCGACCTCGACCCGGCGCAGCCGGGGGAGCCGCGCCGTCAGTACGGCACCGCCATCCTCAGCGAGCGGCCGATCCGCGAGTGGGACAACACCTTCCTGCCCAAGTACGAAGGGCATGAGCAGCGTGGTCTGCTGCGTGCCCGCATCAACGTGCGTGGCGTCTGGGTCACCGTCTACAACACGCACCTGCAGCACAACGACGCCAACGAGCGGCTCGAGCAGGTCGCGGCCATCGAGGAACTGATGGGCCGGCCGGACGAGTCGGTCGTGCTGCTCGGCGACCTCAATGCCGTCCCGTCGTCGCCGGAGATCCGCGAACTGGTCGACGACCTCGTCGACACCTGGGAGGCGGCCGGCGTCGGCGACGGCAACACCTATCCGGCCGAGGACCCGAACGCCCGCATCGACTACGTCCTCACGTCCGGCGACGTCATCGCCCGCACCGCCGCGGTGGTGTCGACGGACGCATCCGACCACCTGCCGGTGAAGGCCGAGGTGCTGCTGCCCGGTTCGCGTGTTGGCCTGGGAAGTTGA
- a CDS encoding Uma2 family endonuclease, which translates to MTTVTVPNELLTIEDWDALEETDTNRYWELVDGTIVMNAFPSAGHQLVAHRLATRLDVQLPDGLVALQHIGVTIEAQFPPTERGPDVVVFPRARAHLDVPRIDPVDVRLVVEVVSPGSRRTDRIAKVADYQYAGIPGYWIIDPAADDDSRFVAYELVGGAYKEVARGSGVITLERPFPVTIDVDALLTFD; encoded by the coding sequence ATGACGACGGTCACGGTGCCCAACGAGCTCCTGACCATCGAGGACTGGGATGCACTGGAGGAGACCGACACCAACCGGTACTGGGAGCTCGTCGACGGGACGATCGTCATGAACGCGTTCCCGTCGGCCGGACATCAGCTCGTAGCGCATCGACTTGCCACCCGATTGGACGTGCAGCTACCCGACGGCCTGGTCGCCCTTCAGCACATCGGCGTGACCATCGAGGCGCAGTTCCCGCCGACGGAGCGTGGCCCGGACGTCGTCGTGTTCCCGCGGGCGCGGGCGCACCTGGATGTGCCGCGAATCGACCCGGTGGACGTGCGGCTGGTCGTCGAGGTCGTCTCGCCCGGATCGCGGCGCACCGACCGGATCGCGAAGGTCGCCGACTATCAGTACGCCGGCATTCCGGGATACTGGATCATCGACCCCGCGGCTGATGACGACAGCCGGTTCGTGGCCTACGAGCTGGTCGGCGGTGCCTACAAGGAGGTCGCGCGCGGCTCGGGCGTCATCACGCTCGAGCGGCCGTTCCCGGTGACCATCGACGTCGATGCGTTGCTGACGTTCGACTGA
- a CDS encoding zinc-binding alcohol dehydrogenase family protein encodes MRAWRVTSPGPMESRPLTLVDEPIPGPGPGELLVRVLACGVCRTDLHVAEGDLPAHRPHVVPGHEVVGEVVTVRDDGAGFAPGDRVGIAWLRGTDGTCAYCRRGAENLCPASVYTGWDADGGYAEYATVPAAYALPLPSGYDDIELAPLLCAGIIGYRALLRAELPPGGRLGIYGFGASAHLAAQVALAQGATVHVLTRSPAAQRLALELGAASAGAAADPPPESLDAAILFAPVGDLVPPALAALDRGGTLAVAGIHLSDVPPLDYQRHLFQERQLRSVTANTREDARAFLRFAGEHRLRVTTTPYPLGRADRALSDLAADAVTGAAVLVPDLG; translated from the coding sequence ATGCGCGCGTGGCGGGTGACGTCGCCCGGGCCGATGGAGAGTCGGCCGCTGACGCTCGTCGACGAGCCGATCCCCGGTCCCGGCCCCGGGGAGCTGCTGGTCCGGGTCCTGGCCTGCGGCGTCTGCCGCACCGACCTGCACGTCGCCGAGGGCGACCTGCCGGCGCACCGCCCGCACGTCGTGCCCGGCCACGAGGTGGTCGGCGAGGTCGTGACGGTGCGCGACGACGGCGCCGGGTTCGCGCCGGGCGACCGCGTCGGCATCGCGTGGCTGCGCGGCACCGACGGCACCTGCGCGTACTGCCGCCGGGGTGCCGAGAACCTGTGCCCGGCCTCGGTCTACACCGGCTGGGACGCCGACGGCGGGTACGCCGAGTACGCGACCGTCCCGGCCGCCTACGCGCTCCCGCTGCCGTCCGGCTACGACGACATCGAGCTGGCGCCGCTGCTGTGCGCCGGCATCATCGGCTACCGTGCGCTGCTCCGCGCCGAGCTCCCGCCCGGCGGCAGGCTGGGGATCTACGGGTTCGGCGCCAGCGCCCACCTCGCCGCCCAGGTCGCGCTGGCGCAGGGCGCCACGGTGCACGTCCTCACCCGCAGCCCGGCGGCGCAACGGCTGGCGCTCGAGCTGGGCGCGGCCTCGGCCGGTGCCGCCGCCGACCCGCCGCCCGAGTCGCTCGACGCCGCGATCCTGTTCGCGCCGGTGGGCGACCTCGTGCCGCCGGCGCTGGCCGCGCTGGACCGCGGGGGCACGCTCGCCGTCGCCGGCATCCATCTCAGCGACGTACCGCCGCTGGACTACCAGCGGCACCTGTTCCAGGAGCGGCAGCTGCGCAGCGTCACCGCCAACACCCGCGAAGACGCGCGGGCGTTCCTCCGCTTCGCCGGCGAGCACCGGCTGCGGGTCACCACGACGCCGTATCCGCTGGGCCGCGCCGACCGCGCCCTGAGCGACCTCGCCGCCGACGCCGTCACCGGCGCGGCGGTACTCGTCCCCGACCTCGGTTGA
- a CDS encoding cation:proton antiporter, producing the protein MPDTTTLLIEIGALLLGMGLLGRLAGRAGVSPIPLYLLAGLAFGHGGLLPLSASEEFFEVGSEVGVILLLVMLGLEYSAGELVGSIRRSALAGLFDALLNALPGAAFALLLGWGPVAAVALAGVTWVSSSGVVAKVLRDLGRLNNRETPVVLSILVIEDLAMAFYLPVLSALVVGAGLAEGARTMAIAVAAALAILYLALRHGGAISMLFSPRQREALLLGVLGLTMLVAGLAERVNVSAAVGAFLVGIAISGPVAEHASELLTPLRDVFAAVFFIFFGLTTDPADIGPVLLPALALAVVTMATKVLTGWLAARRAGIAEPGRWRAGLALVPRGEFSVVIAGLAVGAGVEPTLAPLVTTYVLLTVVCGPLLARLPDTPWFRDVVRRRVLNRGRGRVPPRR; encoded by the coding sequence ATGCCCGACACCACGACGCTGCTGATCGAGATCGGCGCGTTGCTGCTGGGCATGGGGCTGCTGGGCCGCCTGGCCGGTCGCGCCGGGGTGTCGCCGATCCCGCTGTACCTGCTGGCCGGGCTGGCGTTCGGGCACGGCGGGCTGCTGCCGCTGTCGGCCAGCGAGGAGTTCTTCGAGGTCGGCTCCGAGGTCGGCGTCATCCTGCTGCTGGTCATGCTGGGGCTGGAGTACTCTGCCGGCGAGCTGGTCGGCAGCATCCGCCGCTCCGCGTTGGCCGGGCTGTTCGACGCGCTGCTCAACGCGCTGCCCGGCGCGGCGTTCGCGCTGCTGCTCGGCTGGGGCCCGGTGGCCGCGGTCGCGCTGGCGGGGGTGACCTGGGTGTCGTCGTCGGGGGTCGTCGCGAAGGTGCTGCGCGACCTCGGCCGGCTGAACAACCGGGAGACCCCGGTGGTGCTGTCGATCCTGGTCATCGAGGACCTGGCGATGGCGTTCTACCTGCCGGTGCTGTCCGCGCTGGTCGTCGGCGCCGGGCTGGCCGAGGGCGCCCGGACGATGGCGATCGCGGTCGCCGCGGCGCTGGCGATCCTCTATCTGGCGCTGCGGCACGGCGGCGCGATCTCGATGCTGTTCTCGCCGCGGCAGCGCGAGGCGCTGCTGCTGGGCGTGCTCGGGCTGACCATGCTGGTCGCCGGGCTGGCCGAGCGGGTGAACGTGTCCGCCGCCGTCGGGGCGTTCCTGGTCGGCATCGCGATCTCCGGCCCGGTGGCCGAGCACGCGTCCGAACTGCTGACGCCGCTGCGGGACGTGTTCGCGGCGGTGTTCTTCATCTTCTTCGGGCTGACCACCGACCCAGCCGACATCGGCCCGGTGCTGCTGCCGGCGCTCGCGCTGGCGGTCGTCACGATGGCGACAAAGGTGCTCACCGGCTGGCTCGCGGCGCGGCGGGCCGGCATCGCGGAGCCGGGACGGTGGCGGGCCGGGCTGGCGCTGGTGCCGCGCGGCGAGTTCTCCGTCGTGATCGCCGGGCTGGCGGTGGGTGCCGGCGTCGAGCCGACGCTGGCGCCGCTGGTGACGACGTACGTGCTGCTGACGGTCGTGTGCGGGCCGCTGCTGGCGCGGCTGCCGGACACGCCGTGGTTCCGCGACGTCGTGCGGCGGCGGGTGCTCAACCGAGGTCGGGGACGAGTACCGCCGCGCCGGTGA
- a CDS encoding cation:proton antiporter regulatory subunit produces MAVRIEQVDLPGIGVRHDVLTGSGRRVSVLTQRSGERTLAVFDVDDPDSCRDPITLTDDEAEALAELLGASVMLGQLAALRDHAAGLYTEQIAVTAGSPFAGRRLGDTRARTRTGASIVALLRDGGVLPSPGPEAPLRAGDLLVAVGTREGLDTLTRLIADGAR; encoded by the coding sequence GTGGCAGTGCGCATCGAGCAGGTCGACCTGCCGGGCATCGGGGTGCGGCACGACGTGCTGACGGGGTCCGGCCGCCGGGTCAGCGTCCTGACGCAACGTTCCGGCGAGCGCACGCTGGCCGTGTTCGACGTCGACGATCCCGACTCCTGCCGCGACCCGATCACGCTCACCGACGACGAGGCCGAGGCGCTGGCCGAGCTGCTCGGCGCGTCGGTCATGCTCGGCCAGCTCGCGGCGCTGCGCGACCACGCCGCCGGGCTCTACACCGAGCAGATCGCCGTCACCGCCGGGTCGCCGTTCGCGGGCCGCCGGCTCGGCGACACCCGGGCGCGCACCCGCACCGGCGCGTCCATCGTCGCGCTGCTCCGCGACGGCGGCGTCCTCCCGTCGCCCGGGCCGGAAGCGCCGCTGCGAGCCGGCGACCTGCTGGTCGCGGTCGGCACCCGCGAAGGCCTCGACACCCTGACGCGTCTCATCGCCGACGGCGCGCGCTGA
- a CDS encoding MmcQ/YjbR family DNA-binding protein, whose translation MYSDEDPYLAELRAACLRFPEAAEVEAWGRPTFRAGKKMFAVFEGNDAHPFAVIFKPDPADRPALLQDPRFYVPAYYGPSGWLALDFTASDVDWAEVGELLDGSYRQVALQRMLKALDAR comes from the coding sequence ATGTACAGCGACGAAGACCCGTACCTGGCCGAGCTGCGCGCCGCCTGCCTGCGTTTCCCCGAGGCGGCCGAGGTCGAGGCGTGGGGCCGGCCGACGTTCCGGGCGGGGAAGAAGATGTTCGCCGTCTTCGAGGGCAACGACGCCCACCCGTTCGCGGTGATCTTCAAGCCCGACCCGGCGGACCGCCCGGCATTGCTGCAGGACCCGCGCTTCTACGTGCCCGCCTACTACGGCCCCAGCGGCTGGCTGGCCCTCGACTTCACCGCCTCCGACGTCGACTGGGCGGAGGTCGGCGAGCTGCTGGACGGCTCGTATCGGCAGGTCGCGCTGCAGCGGATGCTGAAGGCACTGGACGCCCGCTGA
- a CDS encoding DoxX family membrane protein, producing the protein MTPDTPARTVLALTRIALGWIFLWTFLDKAFGLGFSTPSERAWINGGSPTAGYLSGVDGPFGGLFQSLSGAAWADWLFMIGQLGLGLALILGIGLRVAALTGVPLLLLLWASSLPQENNPFMDEHLIYALLLVGLALGGAGDHLSLSGLWRRTPIVRRAPILA; encoded by the coding sequence ATGACCCCCGACACCCCGGCCCGCACCGTCCTCGCCCTGACCCGCATAGCCCTCGGCTGGATCTTCCTCTGGACGTTCCTCGACAAGGCGTTCGGCCTCGGCTTCTCCACCCCGTCCGAGCGCGCCTGGATCAACGGCGGCAGCCCCACCGCCGGCTACCTGAGCGGCGTCGACGGCCCGTTCGGCGGGCTGTTCCAGTCGCTGAGCGGCGCCGCCTGGGCGGACTGGCTGTTCATGATCGGCCAGCTCGGCCTCGGGCTGGCGCTGATCCTCGGCATCGGCCTGCGGGTCGCGGCGCTGACCGGTGTGCCGCTGTTGCTGCTCCTCTGGGCGTCGAGCCTGCCGCAGGAGAACAACCCGTTCATGGACGAGCACCTGATCTACGCGCTGCTGCTGGTCGGCCTCGCACTGGGCGGCGCCGGCGACCACCTGAGCCTGAGCGGTCTCTGGCGGCGGACCCCGATCGTCCGGCGCGCGCCGATCCTCGCCTGA
- a CDS encoding VOC family protein, with amino-acid sequence MTQPRFNAIGFAVADLGRSLEFYRALGLAVPDGAESGPHAEIPLAPGVKLLLDTHESIAAFDPGFTPEPGGHGSLAFECADPAGVDAAYGRMIAAGAKSHLAPWDAFWGQRYAVVHDPDGNGVDFYAALPGA; translated from the coding sequence ATGACACAGCCACGTTTCAACGCCATCGGATTCGCGGTTGCCGACCTGGGCCGCTCGCTGGAGTTCTACCGCGCCCTCGGCCTCGCCGTGCCCGACGGGGCGGAGTCCGGCCCGCATGCCGAGATCCCGCTCGCGCCTGGGGTGAAGCTGCTGCTCGACACGCACGAGAGCATTGCCGCGTTCGACCCGGGCTTCACACCGGAGCCGGGCGGCCACGGCAGCCTCGCCTTCGAGTGCGCCGACCCGGCCGGCGTCGACGCCGCCTACGGGCGGATGATCGCGGCCGGCGCGAAGAGCCACCTCGCTCCGTGGGACGCCTTCTGGGGCCAGCGCTACGCCGTCGTGCACGACCCGGACGGCAACGGCGTCGACTTCTATGCCGCGCTGCCAGGAGCCTAG